A stretch of the Rhizomicrobium sp. genome encodes the following:
- the rpiA gene encoding ribose-5-phosphate isomerase RpiA yields the protein MTTDLNALKRAAAAKALDYIQDGMKLGLGTGSTAEIFLDLLAPRLRGGLNVLGVATSEKTATKARALGISLAPLDDLAPLDLAIDGADEVDRELTLIKGGGGALLREKIVAVSARRMIVIADESKLVARLGRFPLPVEVLEFGHKTTAARLAAAAAALGYGTISITLRSRDGATVRSDSGNVIYDCAFGAITSAPKLAQAVAEIAGVVEHGLFTGIATTLLIAHPGEVEIIERGR from the coding sequence ATGACCACCGACCTGAACGCTCTCAAGCGTGCCGCGGCCGCCAAGGCTCTCGACTACATCCAGGACGGCATGAAGCTGGGTCTCGGCACCGGCTCGACCGCGGAGATATTCCTCGACCTCCTCGCACCGCGCCTGCGGGGCGGCCTCAATGTGCTGGGCGTCGCGACCTCCGAGAAGACGGCGACGAAGGCGCGCGCGCTGGGCATCTCGCTCGCCCCGCTGGATGATCTGGCGCCGCTGGATCTCGCGATCGACGGCGCCGACGAGGTCGACCGCGAGCTGACGCTGATCAAAGGCGGCGGCGGCGCTCTGCTGCGCGAGAAGATCGTCGCGGTCTCGGCCAGGCGGATGATCGTCATCGCCGATGAAAGCAAGCTGGTGGCGCGCCTGGGCAGATTCCCGCTGCCCGTCGAAGTCCTCGAGTTCGGCCACAAGACGACGGCGGCGCGGCTGGCGGCGGCCGCGGCGGCGCTCGGCTATGGCACGATCAGCATCACCCTGCGCAGCCGCGATGGCGCCACGGTGCGCAGCGATTCCGGCAATGTGATCTATGATTGCGCCTTCGGGGCCATCACCTCGGCGCCGAAACTGGCACAGGCCGTCGCCGAGATCGCCGGCGTGGTCGAGCACGGCCTGTTCACGGGCATCGCGACGACGCTCCTCATCGCCCATCCGGGCGAAGTGGAGATCATTGAACGCGGAAGATAA
- a CDS encoding alpha/beta hydrolase, with product MRCAALLCAALATAACTLSDSLRHDDIRSLWAQPGNAVVEQTVIFATDREPDGSALGYGLHWSAAAHCGTARLSIPSAFAPRAMPHWPAAERTGDFKCDGRTDMGAFAQAVADAAKARHCDRVLLFVHGYNQTFQSALMRAGQLATDTQWRCATALFSWSSEGKYDRYAADIERSGYAVPLLIDALRALAAAGLKVDIVAHSMGARVTLGALAALCGHGASPIANELILAAPDVSAEHDNDDFGHMLEHSAACVHRATVYASDNDLILVTSEGVHGGIPRAGRVPERDLQYPAAGFADRIDIVDASAAPGDPFGHGYFVLSYEMMDDMMWVLSGLPIARRADPAALGGPTLACAAAGDAACPGGHWVLRVAKTRGPDFQTRLLRALWPLIFRVQ from the coding sequence ATGCGCTGCGCAGCCCTGCTATGCGCCGCGCTGGCGACGGCGGCCTGCACGCTGTCGGATTCGCTGCGGCATGACGACATCCGGTCGCTTTGGGCCCAGCCGGGAAATGCGGTGGTCGAGCAGACCGTGATCTTCGCCACCGACCGCGAGCCGGACGGCAGCGCGCTGGGCTATGGCCTGCACTGGAGCGCGGCAGCGCATTGCGGGACGGCAAGGCTGTCGATCCCCAGCGCTTTCGCGCCCCGCGCCATGCCTCACTGGCCGGCAGCCGAGCGCACCGGCGACTTCAAATGCGACGGCCGGACCGATATGGGCGCGTTCGCGCAGGCGGTGGCCGATGCGGCGAAGGCGCGGCATTGCGACCGGGTGCTGTTGTTCGTCCATGGCTACAACCAGACCTTCCAGTCGGCGCTGATGCGCGCGGGTCAGCTCGCGACCGACACGCAATGGCGCTGCGCCACCGCCTTGTTCAGTTGGAGCAGCGAAGGCAAATACGACCGCTATGCCGCCGACATCGAACGCAGCGGTTATGCCGTGCCGCTGCTGATCGACGCGCTGCGCGCGCTGGCCGCTGCCGGGCTGAAGGTCGACATCGTGGCGCACAGCATGGGGGCGCGGGTGACGCTGGGCGCGCTGGCCGCGTTGTGCGGACACGGCGCCAGCCCCATTGCGAACGAGCTGATCCTGGCCGCGCCGGATGTCAGCGCCGAGCACGACAATGACGATTTCGGGCATATGCTGGAGCACAGCGCGGCCTGCGTGCACCGCGCCACGGTCTATGCCTCGGACAACGATCTGATCCTGGTCACCTCCGAGGGCGTGCATGGCGGGATTCCCCGCGCCGGGCGGGTGCCCGAACGCGACCTGCAATATCCGGCGGCCGGCTTTGCCGACAGGATCGACATCGTGGACGCGAGCGCGGCCCCCGGCGATCCCTTCGGGCATGGGTATTTCGTGCTGTCCTACGAGATGATGGACGACATGATGTGGGTCCTTTCCGGCCTGCCCATCGCGCGGCGGGCGGATCCGGCGGCCTTGGGCGGACCGACCCTGGCCTGCGCGGCGGCCGGCGACGCCGCCTGCCCCGGCGGACATTGGGTGCTGCGCGTTGCCAAGACGCGTGGGCCGGATTTCCAGACGCGGCTGCTGCGGGCGCTATGGCCGCTTATCTTCCGCGTTCAATGA
- a CDS encoding transglutaminase-like domain-containing protein: protein MPLPLEIAGFYTRQHCMTDPGERDALLKDAPTDIPGIVAYIQNLLLHQHWAPAYRMRLNEARIAETHTRSVPGMLALLHSHDPRPLAFVRTLYQRMVGNCRHFSILGVSLFRRAGIPARARCGFARYFDAKMEVDHWVIEYWNGDAWQFVDAQLDAAQRAMLRLEFDPLDVPRAQFLIAGEAWRQIRAGKADASRFGIMDMKGEWFVAGNVLRDFASLNGIEMLPWDVWGFMPQPGEAIAPARAELFDKLAALTANPDANFAELRQLYAAAPMLAVPTEVFNAVRQRKEVV from the coding sequence ATGCCGCTCCCGCTTGAGATCGCCGGTTTCTATACCCGCCAGCACTGCATGACCGATCCCGGCGAACGCGACGCGCTGCTCAAGGACGCACCCACCGACATCCCCGGCATCGTCGCCTACATCCAGAACCTGCTGCTGCATCAGCATTGGGCGCCCGCCTACCGCATGCGCCTGAACGAGGCGCGCATCGCCGAGACCCATACTCGTTCGGTCCCCGGCATGCTGGCGCTGCTGCACAGCCACGATCCGCGTCCGCTTGCGTTCGTGCGTACGCTCTATCAGCGCATGGTCGGCAATTGCCGCCATTTCTCGATCTTGGGCGTGAGCCTTTTTCGCCGTGCCGGCATTCCCGCCCGCGCCCGCTGCGGCTTCGCCCGCTATTTCGACGCCAAGATGGAAGTCGACCACTGGGTGATCGAGTACTGGAACGGCGACGCGTGGCAGTTCGTCGACGCCCAGCTCGACGCCGCCCAGCGCGCCATGCTGCGCCTGGAATTCGATCCGCTCGATGTCCCGCGCGCACAATTCCTCATCGCCGGCGAAGCCTGGCGCCAGATCCGCGCTGGCAAGGCCGACGCGAGCCGTTTCGGCATCATGGATATGAAAGGCGAATGGTTCGTCGCCGGCAACGTCCTGCGCGACTTCGCATCGCTGAACGGCATCGAGATGCTCCCCTGGGACGTCTGGGGCTTCATGCCCCAACCGGGCGAAGCCATCGCCCCGGCACGCGCCGAGCTGTTTGACAAGCTCGCCGCCCTGACCGCAAACCCCGACGCCAACTTCGCCGAACTGCGCCAGCTCTATGCCGCCGCGCCCATGCTCGCCGTCCCGACAGAGGTGTTCAACGCGGTGCGGCAGCGGAAGGAAGTCGTCTGA
- the gor gene encoding glutathione-disulfide reductase, translating to MAQYDYDLFVIGGGSGGVRASRMAAQAGARVALAEESRMGGTCVIRGCIPKKLFVYAAEFAESFEDAKGFGWTVGKPEFDWPTLVANKDEEIARLEGLYTKNVLAAGVKIFSDRAAFEGPHTLRLLNEDRTVTAETILIATGNRPTRELGTSHLIPGANLCITSNEAFHLEKLPKRILIAGGGYIALEFAHIFHGLGAKVSLLYRGEKVLRGFDEDIRDALHENMAKLGLHVSVGCEFTKIEKRGDCLHAETNKGDVIECDQIMLAIGRAPNTEALHVDKAGVELGKRGEVLVDRYSRTNVEHIYAIGDVTDRLQLTPVAIHDAMCFVKTAFQGIPTPVDHADIPTAVFTTPEIGTVGMNETKALGLGHSIDVYKSVFRPLKHTLSGREARSTFKLIVDSKTDKVLGCHIFGDHAAEIIQIVAVCLKMGATKAQFDSTIALHPSAAEELVTMRTKSYSKTPG from the coding sequence ATGGCCCAGTACGATTACGACCTTTTCGTCATCGGCGGGGGCTCGGGCGGGGTGCGGGCGAGCCGCATGGCAGCCCAGGCCGGCGCCCGCGTCGCGCTGGCGGAGGAATCGCGGATGGGCGGCACCTGCGTGATCCGCGGTTGCATCCCCAAGAAGCTGTTCGTCTACGCCGCCGAATTCGCCGAAAGCTTCGAGGATGCCAAGGGCTTCGGCTGGACCGTCGGCAAGCCGGAATTCGACTGGCCAACCCTGGTCGCCAACAAGGACGAGGAGATCGCGCGGCTCGAAGGGCTCTATACCAAGAACGTCCTCGCCGCAGGCGTGAAGATATTCTCCGACCGCGCCGCGTTCGAGGGACCGCACACGCTGCGCCTGCTGAACGAGGACCGCACGGTCACGGCGGAGACCATCCTGATCGCCACCGGCAACCGTCCGACCCGCGAGCTCGGCACCAGCCATCTCATTCCCGGCGCAAATCTCTGCATCACGTCGAACGAGGCGTTTCATCTCGAAAAGCTGCCCAAGCGCATCCTGATCGCCGGCGGCGGCTACATCGCGCTGGAATTTGCGCATATCTTCCACGGCCTGGGTGCGAAGGTCTCGCTGCTCTATCGCGGCGAGAAGGTGCTGCGCGGCTTCGACGAGGACATCCGCGACGCGCTGCACGAGAACATGGCCAAGCTCGGCCTGCATGTCTCGGTGGGCTGCGAATTCACCAAGATCGAGAAGCGCGGCGACTGCCTCCACGCCGAGACCAACAAGGGCGACGTGATCGAGTGCGACCAGATCATGCTCGCCATCGGCCGCGCCCCCAACACCGAGGCGCTGCATGTCGACAAGGCCGGCGTCGAACTCGGCAAGCGCGGCGAGGTGCTGGTCGACCGCTATTCGCGGACCAATGTCGAGCACATCTACGCCATCGGCGACGTCACCGACCGGCTCCAGCTCACGCCGGTGGCGATCCACGACGCGATGTGCTTCGTGAAGACGGCTTTCCAGGGCATCCCGACGCCGGTCGACCACGCGGACATCCCGACCGCCGTCTTCACCACGCCGGAGATCGGTACCGTCGGCATGAACGAGACGAAGGCGCTGGGCCTGGGCCACAGCATCGACGTCTACAAATCGGTCTTCCGCCCGCTGAAGCACACGCTCAGCGGCCGCGAGGCGCGCAGCACCTTCAAGCTGATCGTCGACAGCAAGACCGACAAGGTGCTGGGCTGCCACATCTTCGGCGATCACGCCGCCGAGATCATCCAGATCGTCGCCGTCTGCCTCAAGATGGGTGCGACCAAGGCCCAGTTCGACTCGACCATCGCGCTGCATCCCAGCGCCGCCGAGGAACTGGTGACGATGCGGACCAAGAGCTACTCCAAGACGCCCGGCTGA
- a CDS encoding AMP-binding protein, which yields MDTSDPQFLEALLAHASVGMVSAFWARVKPGATAIWDRFGEHSYAEVNANSNRLARVLRGAGLQPGDGVALFCTNRTEFVETLNACRRSGLRVTPVNWHLAPDEIAYILNDCEARALVAETKFGTLREAVKQAPEIGLKLSVGGLSDGFEDYDSALDGVDGRDLPDPQMGSQMLYTSGTTGRPKGVHRPHGVATPPQFAGSNANYDPDSDVQMCAGPGYHAAPLAFDIAVPQASGVPIAFLGERWDTEEVFRTIETRRVTHAHLVPIMMQRMLAASDDLKKRYDLSSLKLIIHGAAPCPPEIKRAMIDWLGPKLFEYYAGSEGGAGFYIRAEEWLQKPGSVGKRPTLQRVKILDEEGNELPSGQAGLIYHETQKANPFSYYRDDKKTAASHRGDFFTLGDIGYFDADDYLFLTGRSAEIIISGGVNIYPQEVDNEILKHPAVEDVCTIGVPDAEWGEAVKAVVMLKPGWVGSEDLKQEIIASVRGRLAGFKVPRSIDFVAALPRSAAGKIKRGDVRKPFWEGRKVQI from the coding sequence ATGGACACCTCGGATCCGCAATTCCTCGAAGCGCTGCTCGCCCATGCGAGCGTCGGGATGGTCAGCGCCTTCTGGGCACGGGTGAAGCCGGGCGCGACCGCGATCTGGGACCGCTTCGGCGAACACTCCTATGCCGAGGTTAACGCCAATTCGAACCGGCTGGCGCGGGTACTGCGCGGCGCGGGACTGCAGCCCGGCGATGGCGTGGCGCTGTTCTGCACCAACCGGACGGAGTTCGTGGAGACGCTGAACGCCTGTCGCCGCTCGGGCCTGCGCGTGACGCCGGTGAACTGGCATCTGGCGCCCGATGAGATCGCCTACATCCTGAACGACTGCGAGGCGCGCGCACTGGTGGCGGAGACCAAGTTCGGGACCCTCCGCGAGGCGGTGAAGCAGGCGCCGGAGATCGGCCTCAAACTGTCCGTGGGCGGATTGTCGGACGGGTTCGAGGACTACGACAGCGCGCTCGACGGCGTCGACGGGCGCGACCTGCCCGATCCGCAGATGGGCAGCCAGATGCTTTACACCTCTGGCACCACGGGCCGGCCCAAAGGCGTGCACCGGCCGCATGGCGTCGCAACACCGCCGCAATTCGCCGGCTCGAACGCGAACTACGATCCGGACAGCGACGTGCAGATGTGCGCGGGGCCCGGCTATCACGCCGCGCCGCTCGCCTTCGACATCGCGGTTCCGCAGGCCAGCGGCGTGCCGATCGCCTTTCTGGGGGAGCGCTGGGATACCGAAGAGGTGTTCCGCACCATCGAGACGCGGCGCGTGACGCACGCGCATCTGGTGCCGATCATGATGCAGCGCATGCTGGCGGCATCCGACGACCTGAAGAAGAGATACGACCTGTCGAGCCTCAAGCTGATCATCCATGGCGCGGCGCCCTGCCCGCCGGAGATCAAGCGCGCGATGATCGACTGGCTGGGACCCAAGCTCTTCGAGTACTACGCGGGCAGCGAGGGCGGCGCCGGGTTCTATATCCGCGCCGAGGAATGGCTGCAGAAGCCCGGCAGCGTGGGCAAGCGGCCGACCCTGCAACGGGTCAAGATCCTCGACGAGGAGGGCAACGAATTGCCCAGCGGCCAAGCGGGTCTGATCTACCACGAGACGCAGAAGGCCAATCCGTTCTCCTATTACAGGGACGACAAGAAGACCGCCGCGTCGCATCGCGGCGATTTCTTCACCCTGGGCGATATCGGTTATTTCGACGCGGACGACTATCTGTTCCTCACCGGGCGCTCGGCGGAGATCATCATCTCGGGCGGGGTGAACATCTATCCGCAGGAGGTAGACAACGAGATCCTCAAGCACCCGGCGGTCGAGGACGTCTGCACCATCGGCGTGCCCGACGCGGAATGGGGCGAGGCGGTGAAGGCCGTCGTGATGCTGAAGCCGGGCTGGGTGGGAAGCGAGGACCTCAAGCAGGAGATCATCGCCTCGGTGCGCGGCCGGCTGGCCGGCTTCAAGGTTCCGCGCAGCATCGATTTCGTCGCCGCGCTGCCGCGCAGCGCCGCCGGCAAGATCAAGCGCGGCGACGTGCGCAAGCCCTTCTGGGAGGGCCGCAAGGTGCAGATTTAG